GACGGCGTCCATGGCCGCGTCGAGGATCTCCCGGCGCGTCGCCATGCCTAGCGCAGCCAGCTGAGCGCGACGATCGTCTTGGCGTCCTGAATCTCGCCGCGCTTGATCATGGCGTGAAGCTCAGCCAGGGGCATGGTGACCGTCTCGATGAACTCGTCGCCGTCGGGCTTGGCGTCCGTGGGCGTCAGGCCGGTGGCCTTGTACAGGGTAAGACGCTCGCTGCTGTAGCCGGGCGCCACGACGATCTCGGTCAGCTTCTCGAGCGAAGCGGCTGCGAACCCCGTTTCCTCTGCCAACTCACGACGGCAAGTCGTCTCGGGATCCTCACCGAACTCGAGCTTGCCCGCGGGGATCTCGAGGGTGATGCGGTTGATCGGGTAACGAAACTGCCGGACCAGGACCACCTGACCATCGTCGGTCAGGGGCACCACCGCAACCGCCCCGGGATGCTCCACGATCTCGCGGTTGGCGATTTCCCCATCGGGCAGGGCCACGGTGTCCACGCGGATCTTGAGCAGCTTGCCACGGTAGACGCTCTCCTGCGTCAGACCACGCTCGACCAGGTGTTGGAATTCATGAGCCACGATGGTTTCTCCGTTGGTGAAAGGATGCGCCGAAGATATTTTAGCATGCCGCAAAGGCGCGCCGGTGCTCACGCTTCGGCGGGCACTACTGCCGCAGAGGCGGCACGCTCCCAACTCATGACGTTTCGATACCCGAGAAAACGGCGCGCCGCGAGGATCGACGCCTTCTCCTCGTCCGTCAGGCGATCGCCCTTGATCCAGCGATCGAGCTTCTCGCGGTCGATCCGCTGGACCCGCTCCAGGATGCCCAGGTGCTCGAGGACGGCGCGGGTCTCCTCCGGGTGGAACTCGTGGCTCTCGTTGCGCAGGTGGCGCAGCACGTCGCCGCCCGGCAGGGCGATCGCGTCGTCCTGGGTCTCCTCGAAGTAGACCTCGAGGGTGCGGCGCAGCTCCTTGAACTCGGTCTGCATGAGGTCGATCAGCCGGCCCAGGTCCCGGTAGCGCAGGGCCACCTGGTCGATACGGCTGAACTGGCTGCGCTGGTAGTCACGGCGCTGATCCTGAAGGTCAAGAAGGCGGTAGAAAACCAGCGCCAACGACCGCGCATCCTCAAGCGCCCGGTGCAGGGGCCGCGGGGGCTCGCCGAAGAGCTCGAGCAGGCGCTCGAGGCTCAGGGCCTTCTCGCGGGGGAAGACCTCGCGTGCGATCGCAAGGGTATCGAGGGCCCGGTTCTCGACAGTCACCCTCAGGGTCTCGGCCGCGTGGTGGGTGAGGAAGTTCATGTCGAACTGGGCGTTGTGAGCGACCAGCGGAGCGGATCCGATGAACTCCAGGAAGGCGGGCAGCACCTCTACGAGCTTCGGCGCCCCCGCGATGTGGGCCTCCGAGATGCCATGGACGGCCACGTTGGCCTCCCGCAGCGGCACCTCGGGATCGATCAGTGCCTGGAACTCGGCGGTGACCCGCCCGTCCTCGAGCTTGACCGCTCCGATCTCGAGGATGCGGTCAAGCTTGTAGTCGAGGCCGGTCGTCTCCAGGTCGACGATGACGAAGGTGCCGGGCCGCATCAAACCTTGGTCGTTCCCTTCGCCTTGGGCTTCGGGGTCGCCTTGGGCTTGGGCTTGGCCGGCTTAGCAGGCGCCGCCGGCTTGGCCGCAGGGGTCGCGGGCTTGGCGACGGGCGGCACCACGGGCGCCGGCGCGAGGCCGTGCTCGGGGGTCTTGG
Above is a window of bacterium DNA encoding:
- a CDS encoding NUDIX hydrolase; amino-acid sequence: MVERGLTQESVYRGKLLKIRVDTVALPDGEIANREIVEHPGAVAVVPLTDDGQVVLVRQFRYPINRITLEIPAGKLEFGEDPETTCRRELAEETGFAAASLEKLTEIVVAPGYSSERLTLYKATGLTPTDAKPDGDEFIETVTMPLAELHAMIKRGEIQDAKTIVALSWLR
- a CDS encoding 3'-5' exonuclease — encoded protein: MRPGTFVIVDLETTGLDYKLDRILEIGAVKLEDGRVTAEFQALIDPEVPLREANVAVHGISEAHIAGAPKLVEVLPAFLEFIGSAPLVAHNAQFDMNFLTHHAAETLRVTVENRALDTLAIAREVFPREKALSLERLLELFGEPPRPLHRALEDARSLALVFYRLLDLQDQRRDYQRSQFSRIDQVALRYRDLGRLIDLMQTEFKELRRTLEVYFEETQDDAIALPGGDVLRHLRNESHEFHPEETRAVLEHLGILERVQRIDREKLDRWIKGDRLTDEEKASILAARRFLGYRNVMSWERAASAAVVPAEA